A genomic window from Streptomyces sp. NBC_00234 includes:
- the cobT gene encoding nicotinate-nucleotide--dimethylbenzimidazole phosphoribosyltransferase: MNLDDFSDLIERPDGGVRRDAEERRERLIVPPGALGRLDELGEWLSAAQQAVPVKPVDRPRVVVFAADHGVAELGVSGRAAGSTHELVRATLDGASPVAVLARRFSVPVRIVDAGLDCDPELLPESVVRHRVRRGSGRIDIEDAMTVEEAEQAVRLGMAIADEEADSGTDLVVLGDLSVGGTTAASTLIAALCGTDASVVTGRGGAGIDDLAWMRKCAAIRDSLRRARPVLGDQVELLAAVGGADLAAMTGFLLQSAVRRMPVILDGVVGAACALVAQRAAFRAPDWWLAGQASGEPAQAKALDRMALTPLLDHGVTVGGGSGALLALPLVQAAAALAAELPERAPDEAADPEDAEDAEDSEDADEKAVDGAGASG, from the coding sequence GTGAATCTGGACGACTTCTCCGACCTGATCGAACGCCCCGACGGCGGCGTACGGCGCGATGCCGAGGAACGACGGGAGCGGCTGATCGTGCCGCCCGGGGCCCTCGGCCGCCTCGACGAGCTGGGGGAATGGCTCTCGGCCGCCCAGCAGGCCGTACCGGTCAAGCCGGTCGACCGGCCGCGCGTCGTCGTCTTCGCCGCGGATCACGGAGTCGCGGAGCTGGGCGTCTCCGGCCGCGCGGCGGGCAGCACGCACGAGCTCGTCCGGGCCACGCTGGACGGCGCGAGCCCCGTCGCCGTACTGGCCCGGCGCTTCTCGGTGCCCGTCCGGATCGTCGACGCCGGCCTGGACTGCGATCCGGAGCTGCTCCCCGAGTCCGTCGTACGGCACCGGGTGCGGCGGGGCAGCGGGCGCATCGACATCGAGGACGCGATGACCGTCGAGGAGGCCGAGCAGGCCGTCCGGCTGGGCATGGCGATCGCCGACGAGGAGGCCGACTCCGGCACGGATCTGGTGGTGCTCGGCGATCTGAGCGTCGGCGGGACCACGGCGGCCTCCACCCTGATCGCGGCGCTGTGCGGCACGGACGCCTCGGTGGTCACCGGTCGCGGCGGCGCCGGGATCGACGACCTGGCCTGGATGCGCAAGTGCGCCGCGATCCGCGACTCGCTGCGTCGGGCACGGCCGGTGCTGGGCGACCAGGTGGAGCTGCTGGCTGCGGTCGGCGGCGCCGATCTGGCGGCGATGACGGGCTTCCTGCTGCAGAGCGCGGTCCGCCGGATGCCGGTGATCCTCGACGGCGTCGTCGGGGCGGCCTGCGCCCTGGTGGCGCAGCGGGCCGCTTTCCGGGCGCCGGACTGGTGGCTGGCCGGTCAGGCGAGCGGGGAGCCGGCGCAGGCCAAGGCGCTGGACCGCATGGCGCTCACTCCGCTGCTCGACCACGGTGTCACCGTGGGCGGTGGCAGCGGGGCGCTCCTCGCCCTCCCGCTCGTCCAGGCCGCCGCGGCGCTCGCGGCGGAACTGCCCGAGCGCGCGCCGGACGAGGCCGCGGACCCGGAGGACGCCGAGGACGCCGAGGACTCCGAGGACGCCGACGAGAAGGCCGTGGACGGGGCCGGGGCGAGCGGCTGA
- the cobS gene encoding adenosylcobinamide-GDP ribazoletransferase: MTSLNSHGIRFAFGTLTVLPVRVTRWDRESARAGMLRAPLAGLVVGLLAAVPGTLSLLLGSGPLLAAVASAALPAVLTRGLHLDGLADTADGLGSAKPAEEALRIMKQSDIGPFGVITLLFVLLAQVAVLFELYGQGWAYGAAGTVVAAVAARLALTLASRQGVPPARPEGLGAVVAGTVPLRGAVIVTVLSLAVCAGTGALLGGYGAVHHALAVAIALGVAQLLLRHCVRRFGGVTGDVFGALEETAATAALVVLAL; encoded by the coding sequence GTGACCTCCCTCAACAGCCACGGCATACGTTTCGCCTTCGGCACCTTGACCGTGCTCCCCGTCCGCGTCACCCGCTGGGACCGTGAATCGGCCCGCGCCGGGATGCTCCGCGCCCCGCTCGCCGGGCTCGTGGTGGGCCTGCTCGCCGCCGTGCCGGGCACGCTGTCGCTGCTGCTGGGCTCGGGGCCGCTGCTCGCGGCGGTCGCCTCCGCGGCCCTCCCCGCGGTCCTCACCCGCGGCCTGCACCTGGACGGCCTCGCGGACACCGCGGACGGCCTCGGCAGCGCGAAGCCGGCCGAGGAAGCGCTGCGCATCATGAAGCAGTCGGACATTGGCCCGTTCGGTGTCATCACGCTGCTGTTCGTGCTGCTGGCCCAGGTCGCCGTCCTCTTCGAGCTGTACGGGCAGGGCTGGGCGTACGGAGCCGCGGGGACGGTCGTGGCCGCCGTCGCCGCCCGGCTGGCGCTCACCCTGGCATCCCGTCAGGGTGTCCCGCCGGCCCGGCCCGAGGGCCTGGGAGCGGTGGTGGCGGGCACGGTCCCCCTGCGCGGCGCCGTGATCGTGACGGTCCTGTCCCTCGCGGTCTGCGCGGGTACGGGAGCCCTGCTGGGCGGGTACGGGGCCGTGCACCACGCCCTGGCCGTAGCGATCGCACTCGGCGTCGCCCAGCTGCTGCTGCGGCACTGCGTGCGGCGCTTCGGCGGGGTGACCGGGGACGTGTTCGGCGCGCTGGAGGAGACGGCCGCCACGGCCGCCCTGGTGGTGCTGGCGCTCTAG
- a CDS encoding bifunctional adenosylcobinamide kinase/adenosylcobinamide-phosphate guanylyltransferase produces the protein MELTLLGTGAPDGLPRPDCPCAACASARGARTRAATSLLVDDALLLDLTPGAVFAAARAGHSLTAVRQVLLTHPHDGPALELPDGLPAAGRVPDGQELTLISGHRVRAVPMDAPGTGYEVTSPEGERLLYLPPGAAPSGLVDRAAEPYDMVVGDVIGRPDAVARLRAVEAIGPTTEVIAVHLDHDAPPGEQLARQLAAGGARAVPDGTTLVVGEYHAVPDVPRRTLVTGGARSGKSLEAERRLETFPEVVYVATGGRRDGDAEWAARVGLHRERRPAAWRTEETCELTELLTAAGPPLLIDCLSLWLTDAMDRVGAWDDATWTGGGEEALRVRVAELVSAVRGTRRTVVAVTNEVGSGVVPATASGRRFRDELGRLNAAFAAECEHVLLVVAGQALVLRG, from the coding sequence GTGGAACTGACTCTGCTCGGCACCGGAGCCCCCGACGGGCTGCCGCGGCCCGACTGTCCCTGCGCCGCCTGCGCGTCCGCCCGTGGTGCGCGGACGCGGGCCGCGACCTCCCTGCTGGTCGACGACGCGCTGCTGCTCGACCTCACTCCGGGGGCCGTGTTCGCCGCCGCCCGCGCCGGGCATTCGCTCACCGCCGTACGCCAGGTCCTGCTGACCCATCCCCACGACGGGCCCGCGCTGGAACTGCCCGACGGGCTGCCGGCGGCCGGCCGGGTGCCGGACGGCCAGGAGCTGACGCTCATCAGCGGCCACCGGGTGCGGGCGGTGCCGATGGACGCTCCGGGGACCGGGTACGAGGTGACCTCACCGGAGGGCGAGCGGCTGCTGTACCTGCCGCCGGGCGCCGCTCCCAGCGGTCTCGTCGACCGTGCGGCGGAGCCGTACGACATGGTGGTGGGCGATGTGATCGGGCGCCCCGACGCGGTGGCCAGGCTCCGGGCGGTCGAGGCGATCGGACCGACGACCGAGGTGATCGCCGTCCACCTGGACCATGACGCACCGCCCGGAGAGCAGCTGGCGCGGCAGCTCGCGGCGGGCGGGGCGCGGGCCGTGCCGGACGGAACGACGCTGGTGGTGGGCGAGTACCACGCCGTGCCCGACGTGCCGCGGCGCACGCTGGTGACCGGTGGCGCGCGGTCGGGCAAGTCGCTGGAGGCCGAGCGGCGGCTGGAGACCTTCCCCGAGGTCGTGTACGTGGCGACCGGCGGGCGCCGGGACGGGGACGCGGAGTGGGCGGCCCGGGTGGGGCTGCACCGGGAGCGCAGGCCCGCCGCGTGGCGTACCGAGGAGACCTGTGAGCTGACCGAGCTGCTCACGGCCGCCGGCCCCCCGCTGCTGATCGACTGCCTGTCGCTGTGGCTGACGGACGCGATGGACCGGGTGGGCGCGTGGGACGACGCGACGTGGACCGGGGGCGGCGAGGAGGCCCTGCGGGTACGGGTGGCGGAGCTGGTGAGCGCGGTGCGCGGCACCCGGCGGACCGTGGTGGCCGTGACCAACGAGGTGGGCTCGGGCGTGGTCCCGGCGACGGCCTCCGGGCGGCGCTTCCGGGACGAGCTGGGACGGCTGAACGCCGCGTTCGCCGCCGAGTGCGAGCACGTGCTGCTGGTGGTGGCGGGGCAGGCGCTGGTGCTGCGGGGGTGA